One genomic segment of Synechocystis sp. LKSZ1 includes these proteins:
- the atpA gene encoding F0F1 ATP synthase subunit alpha, whose amino-acid sequence MVSIRPDEISSIIRQQIESYDQSVQVSNVGTVLQVGDGTARIYGLEQVMSQELLEFEDGTIGIALNLEEDNVGAVLMGDGFGIQEGSTVKATGRIAQIPVGEAMIGRVVDALARPIDGKGPINTSDTRLIESPAPGIVSRKSVCEPMQTGITAIDAMIPVGRGQRELIIGDRKTGKTAIAIDTIINQKSEDVVCVYVAIGQKASTVAQVIDTLTEKGAMDYTIVVAANANAPATLQYLAPYTGATLAEYFMYQGKSTLVIYDDLSKQAQAYRQMSLLLRRPPGREAYPGDVFYIHSRLLERAAKLSDALGGGSMTALPVIETQAGDVSAYIPTNVISITDGQIFLTTDLFNAGFRPAINAGISVSRVGSAAQTKAMKKVAGKLKLELAQFAELEAFSQFASDLDATTQAQLARGQRLRQLLKQPQNSPLSVWEQVAVTYAGLNGYIDTIAVEKVTEFAAGLREYLKTNKPKYVEIITTGKALTDEAEALLKEGIKEFTQAFAG is encoded by the coding sequence AAATCAGTAGCATTATTCGCCAACAGATCGAGTCCTACGATCAAAGTGTCCAAGTTTCTAACGTAGGAACGGTTCTCCAAGTGGGAGACGGCACTGCTCGTATCTATGGGTTAGAGCAGGTAATGTCCCAGGAATTATTGGAATTTGAAGACGGCACCATTGGTATTGCCCTCAACCTTGAAGAAGATAACGTGGGTGCGGTACTCATGGGGGATGGCTTTGGCATCCAAGAAGGAAGCACTGTTAAAGCCACAGGACGAATTGCTCAGATCCCTGTTGGGGAAGCCATGATCGGCCGCGTTGTCGATGCTCTAGCCCGTCCCATTGATGGGAAAGGCCCCATCAACACCAGCGACACCCGCCTGATCGAATCCCCCGCACCGGGGATTGTCTCCCGGAAATCGGTTTGTGAACCGATGCAAACGGGGATTACCGCCATTGATGCCATGATTCCCGTTGGTCGGGGTCAACGCGAGTTGATCATTGGTGACCGAAAAACCGGGAAAACCGCCATTGCCATCGACACCATCATCAATCAGAAATCGGAAGATGTCGTTTGTGTCTATGTCGCCATCGGTCAAAAAGCCTCCACCGTTGCCCAGGTCATTGATACCCTAACGGAAAAAGGCGCCATGGACTACACCATTGTCGTGGCCGCCAACGCCAACGCCCCTGCCACGCTACAGTACCTGGCCCCCTACACCGGTGCGACTTTGGCTGAATATTTCATGTATCAAGGCAAGAGCACCTTGGTAATTTACGATGACCTGTCCAAACAGGCCCAGGCCTATCGTCAAATGTCTCTCCTGCTCCGTCGCCCCCCCGGACGGGAAGCCTATCCTGGGGATGTTTTCTACATCCACTCCCGCTTGCTAGAGCGGGCCGCCAAACTGAGTGATGCCCTCGGCGGTGGTAGTATGACGGCTCTGCCGGTCATTGAAACCCAGGCCGGTGACGTTTCTGCCTACATTCCCACCAACGTGATTTCTATCACCGATGGCCAAATCTTTTTAACCACCGACCTCTTTAACGCTGGCTTCCGGCCTGCGATCAACGCCGGGATTTCCGTAAGCCGAGTCGGCTCTGCTGCTCAAACCAAAGCCATGAAAAAGGTTGCGGGTAAATTGAAGCTGGAACTGGCCCAGTTTGCCGAGCTAGAGGCCTTCTCCCAATTTGCCTCTGACCTGGATGCCACGACCCAGGCCCAACTGGCTCGGGGCCAACGTCTACGTCAACTGCTGAAACAGCCCCAGAATTCTCCCCTGTCGGTGTGGGAACAGGTGGCCGTTACCTACGCGGGCTTGAATGGCTATATCGACACCATTGCCGTGGAAAAAGTCACAGAATTTGCCGCTGGTCTGCGGGAATACCTGAAAACCAATAAACCCAAGTACGTGGAAATCATTACCACGGGCAAAGCCTTAACCGATGAGGCAGAAGCCTTACTCAAGGAAGGCATTAAAGAGTTTACCCAGGCCTTTGCGGGCTAA
- a CDS encoding F0F1 ATP synthase subunit gamma: protein MPNLKAIRDRIQSVKNTKKITEAMRLVAAAKVRRAQEQVIATRPFADALAQVLYNLQNRLAFADASLPLFEEREVKAVALLVITGDRGLCGGYNTNVIRRAEQRAKELTAQGIEVQFVLVGRKATQYFERRKAKIAASYINLNQIPTAAEAAEIADSLVALFLSAAVDRVELIYTRFVSLISSKPVVQTLFPLTTQGLEVKDDEIFRVITRGGKFQVEREKVAAEVSSFPQDMIFEQDPVQILDALLPLYNTNQLLRALQESAASELAARMTAMSNASDNAGQLIGTLTLSYNKARQAAITQELLEVVAGSNAL from the coding sequence ATGCCTAACTTAAAAGCGATTCGAGACCGGATTCAATCGGTTAAAAATACAAAAAAAATTACGGAAGCCATGCGCTTGGTGGCGGCGGCCAAAGTGCGTCGAGCCCAGGAACAAGTGATTGCCACCCGGCCTTTTGCTGATGCCCTGGCCCAAGTCCTCTACAATTTGCAAAACCGTCTGGCCTTTGCCGATGCCAGCCTGCCCCTCTTTGAAGAGCGGGAGGTCAAGGCCGTTGCTCTCCTGGTGATCACGGGAGACCGGGGCCTGTGCGGTGGCTACAATACCAACGTTATCCGCCGGGCAGAACAACGGGCCAAGGAATTAACAGCCCAGGGGATTGAAGTGCAGTTTGTGCTGGTGGGCCGTAAAGCGACCCAGTACTTTGAGCGTCGCAAGGCCAAAATTGCCGCTTCCTACATTAACTTAAACCAAATTCCTACCGCGGCGGAGGCGGCAGAAATCGCTGACTCCCTGGTAGCTCTCTTCTTGTCGGCGGCCGTTGACCGGGTGGAATTGATCTACACCCGCTTTGTTTCCTTGATTAGTTCTAAGCCCGTCGTCCAGACCCTGTTTCCCCTAACTACTCAGGGCCTAGAGGTTAAGGATGATGAGATTTTCCGCGTCATTACTCGGGGCGGTAAGTTCCAAGTCGAGCGGGAAAAAGTAGCGGCGGAAGTCAGTAGTTTTCCGCAAGATATGATTTTTGAGCAAGACCCGGTTCAAATCCTGGATGCCCTGTTGCCACTCTATAACACAAATCAACTACTACGAGCCCTCCAAGAATCGGCGGCCAGTGAATTGGCGGCCCGGATGACGGCTATGAGTAATGCCAGTGATAATGCGGGACAACTAATTGGGACACTAACCCTGTCCTATAACAAGGCCCGTCAAGCAGCGATTACCCAAGAACTGCTGGAAGTGGTTGCGGGTTCTAACGCCCTGTAG
- the phoU gene encoding phosphate signaling complex protein PhoU encodes MPLVSLSNQIHYPERSHFERALKRLEQDVLRMGALVEESFRLSHQTLFEQQLDYAPRIKNLDKQIDTYYRQIEHECSTLLTLQSPVAQDLRVLSAFMQLVRDLERIGDYAKDLAEISMKLMAYPPPSCLPQVAVMSRHAQNMLAISLVALTELDAQAGPRVKHLDDTVDQCYEILYYTLAHQQDIKGVVEPIILLALVIRHLERMADHATNIAQRVSYIVTGKRN; translated from the coding sequence ATGCCCCTGGTGTCTCTTTCTAACCAAATTCATTATCCCGAACGTAGTCATTTTGAACGGGCCCTCAAGCGTCTTGAGCAAGACGTCCTCCGCATGGGGGCCTTGGTGGAAGAATCCTTTCGTCTCAGTCATCAGACACTGTTTGAACAGCAGCTAGACTACGCTCCCCGCATTAAAAACCTGGATAAACAGATTGATACCTACTATCGGCAAATTGAGCACGAATGCTCGACTCTATTGACCCTACAGTCTCCTGTGGCCCAAGACTTGCGAGTATTGAGTGCGTTTATGCAACTGGTGCGGGATTTAGAGCGTATCGGTGATTATGCCAAGGATTTGGCAGAAATTTCGATGAAGTTAATGGCCTACCCCCCCCCTTCCTGTCTACCTCAGGTGGCGGTCATGTCTCGCCATGCCCAAAATATGTTGGCCATTAGCTTAGTGGCTCTCACGGAATTAGATGCCCAGGCTGGCCCTCGGGTTAAGCATCTGGATGATACCGTTGATCAATGCTATGAAATTCTCTATTACACCCTGGCCCATCAGCAGGATATTAAGGGAGTGGTGGAACCCATTATTTTACTGGCTCTGGTGATTCGCCATCTGGAAAGAATGGCTGACCATGCCACCAACATTGCCCAGCGGGTATCCTACATCGTTACCGGCAAACGCAACTAG
- a CDS encoding ABC transporter permease yields the protein MPARPNLQPNILRDALTVFWGEWLDLRVRLVQIAASGLISPLIYIFAFGLGLGSALDQSMKPAAGNSYLEFILPGMVALSSMTISFGGTTFSICGDRLFSKTFEELLLLPVHPLALYLGKVSAGVLRGIMTATSIILIAVLFTGRVLSFLNPLFLLLLLLNCAVFAGLGVLVGLRVKSLETVGLYNNFVIVPMSFLGATFFDPATLPPLLKPIVYLLPLTYTSIGLRAAAYLPLSQFPWYAIPVLAGTALALAGLGAYQFSHQRD from the coding sequence ATGCCTGCTCGTCCCAATCTTCAGCCTAATATCCTCCGGGATGCCCTGACGGTGTTTTGGGGAGAGTGGCTTGACCTCCGGGTAAGACTGGTACAGATTGCGGCTTCGGGCCTGATTTCTCCCTTGATCTATATCTTTGCCTTTGGCCTCGGCCTGGGGAGTGCCCTTGACCAATCGATGAAACCAGCGGCAGGTAATAGTTACCTGGAATTTATTTTGCCGGGGATGGTGGCCCTGTCCTCTATGACCATTAGTTTCGGGGGAACCACTTTTTCCATCTGTGGTGACCGGCTATTTTCTAAAACCTTTGAGGAATTACTCCTGTTACCCGTCCACCCCCTGGCCCTGTACCTCGGTAAAGTCAGTGCAGGAGTTCTGCGGGGGATTATGACCGCCACCTCGATTATTCTGATCGCCGTTCTCTTTACCGGCCGGGTTCTAAGCTTTCTGAATCCCCTGTTTCTTCTGCTGTTGCTCTTGAATTGTGCGGTTTTTGCCGGCTTGGGCGTTCTCGTGGGCCTGCGGGTCAAATCCCTGGAAACCGTTGGCCTGTACAACAACTTTGTGATTGTTCCGATGTCTTTTCTAGGGGCTACTTTCTTCGACCCTGCCACCCTACCCCCGTTACTAAAACCGATCGTTTATCTCCTGCCCTTAACCTATACCAGCATTGGCCTGCGGGCGGCGGCCTATCTGCCCCTCAGTCAGTTTCCTTGGTACGCGATACCCGTCTTGGCGGGGACAGCCCTGGCCCTGGCCGGTCTGGGGGCCTACCAATTTTCCCACCAGCGAGATTGA
- the rpsU gene encoding 30S ribosomal protein S21, whose protein sequence is MTQVVVGQNEPIESALRRFKRQVAKAGIYTDFKKHQFFETPQEKRKRKEATRRRQRSRRR, encoded by the coding sequence ATGACTCAAGTTGTTGTCGGTCAAAATGAACCTATCGAATCCGCGTTACGACGCTTTAAGCGTCAGGTTGCCAAAGCTGGCATCTACACAGATTTCAAGAAGCATCAATTTTTTGAAACCCCCCAGGAAAAACGCAAGCGCAAGGAAGCGACCCGTAGAAGACAGCGCTCCCGCCGTCGCTAA
- a CDS encoding transglycosylase SLT domain-containing protein, translating into MIKSLRQYFQGLQSAKNPDPMTQDDSLNPNSERNPAPRRSAATQPLPPPEPEPRLSSFPPQRWVWIAGICCLTLGGLILALPKGVEQLEQWQQAEQIEAYEQEQHQASTVLQLVKLPPQKRAAKLQAIAAQPEPSLERSRARYLLAVDLLERYEGGPAVQWLTDLELDYPVMAPYILLKRGRGYELSNETIKAQESWQEIVEKYPDSPVALTAMTLLGKADHQYWQAALTRFPNDPRLAVVLHQQLQHQPQSLDLMRQILQIAPAHAATTGVRDQLLQQQAKQLTPEDWQAVGDSFWRQGQYAKAIPAYQQAVATPQTLYRLARSQQLQDQKAEAIAGYQKLIQTFPQAKETAQALQRLAQLSDPPEAITYLRQLQNQFPKEAPQALLDEAELLAKSDPIHAAQARQALLQRYSSSDAAAELRWQIASHFAKTGKIQEAWQWAQQIAQQNPESSLAPKAIFWIGKWAQQSNRPNDAQAAFKNVLARYPYSYYAWRSAALLGWPVGDFQSVRSLQPTAVLPNVRPLPPAGSSLFKELYRLGQDEAARMVFEAEVSRRQHEQNTDEPTMAEAFTFGLLQLTQRQYLKGINQILSLREAADTPAERKDWQALRQQPEYWQALFPLPYQGLIFEWSAKRKLNPLLVGALIRQESRFEKEIRSPVGATGLMQVMPDTAKWIAPKIKLKTYSLTNPKDNIKLGTWYLDHTHDTYGNNSALAIASYNAGPGNVAKWLKELPREDIDVFIESIPFPETKGYVEAVFSNYWNYLRIYDPTTQALLKKG; encoded by the coding sequence ATGATTAAATCACTCCGCCAATATTTCCAGGGACTGCAATCTGCTAAAAACCCAGACCCCATGACCCAGGATGATAGTCTGAACCCGAACTCAGAACGAAACCCTGCCCCCAGGCGCTCAGCGGCGACCCAACCCTTGCCTCCACCAGAACCGGAGCCCCGGCTCTCTAGCTTTCCTCCTCAGCGCTGGGTCTGGATTGCAGGAATTTGCTGTCTCACCCTGGGGGGATTGATCTTGGCTTTACCCAAGGGCGTCGAGCAATTAGAACAGTGGCAACAGGCGGAGCAAATCGAGGCCTACGAACAGGAACAACACCAAGCTTCTACCGTTCTACAGTTAGTTAAGCTTCCCCCACAAAAACGAGCAGCTAAACTTCAGGCCATTGCCGCTCAACCAGAGCCTTCTTTAGAACGGAGTCGGGCCCGTTACCTCTTGGCTGTAGACCTACTAGAGCGCTACGAAGGTGGGCCAGCGGTACAGTGGTTAACTGATTTAGAACTGGATTATCCGGTGATGGCTCCCTATATTTTGCTCAAGCGGGGACGGGGTTACGAACTTTCCAATGAAACGATCAAGGCCCAGGAAAGCTGGCAAGAAATTGTTGAAAAATATCCCGATTCCCCCGTGGCCTTAACAGCCATGACGCTCCTGGGAAAGGCCGACCACCAGTATTGGCAAGCGGCCCTGACTCGTTTTCCTAATGATCCCCGATTGGCAGTGGTTTTGCACCAGCAATTGCAACACCAACCGCAGTCCCTGGATTTGATGCGCCAAATCCTCCAGATCGCACCGGCCCATGCGGCAACGACGGGGGTTCGGGATCAGCTACTCCAACAGCAGGCTAAACAATTGACCCCAGAGGATTGGCAAGCCGTTGGGGATAGTTTTTGGCGCCAGGGCCAGTACGCCAAGGCCATTCCGGCTTATCAACAGGCCGTAGCAACCCCCCAGACCCTTTACCGTTTAGCCCGCTCCCAGCAATTACAGGATCAGAAGGCGGAGGCCATCGCCGGCTATCAAAAACTGATTCAAACCTTCCCCCAGGCCAAGGAAACTGCCCAGGCCCTCCAGCGTCTGGCCCAGTTGAGTGATCCCCCCGAGGCCATTACGTACCTACGGCAACTCCAAAACCAGTTTCCCAAGGAAGCGCCCCAGGCCTTATTAGATGAAGCAGAACTCCTTGCTAAATCCGACCCGATCCACGCCGCCCAGGCCCGCCAGGCCCTGCTCCAACGCTATTCTTCTTCTGATGCTGCCGCTGAACTCCGGTGGCAAATAGCCAGTCACTTCGCGAAAACGGGCAAGATCCAGGAAGCATGGCAGTGGGCCCAACAAATCGCCCAACAAAACCCAGAGAGTAGCTTGGCCCCCAAGGCTATTTTTTGGATTGGCAAATGGGCCCAACAATCAAATCGTCCTAATGATGCCCAGGCCGCCTTTAAGAATGTCCTGGCCCGCTATCCCTATTCCTACTACGCTTGGCGTTCGGCTGCTTTATTGGGTTGGCCTGTGGGGGATTTCCAAAGCGTGCGCTCCCTACAACCGACGGCCGTTTTACCGAATGTTCGTCCTTTACCGCCTGCGGGCTCCAGTCTATTTAAGGAACTTTATCGCCTGGGACAGGATGAAGCCGCTCGGATGGTTTTTGAAGCGGAGGTTAGTCGTCGGCAACATGAACAAAATACCGATGAACCAACTATGGCGGAGGCCTTTACCTTCGGCTTGTTGCAATTAACCCAACGTCAATACCTCAAGGGCATTAATCAAATTCTGAGCCTGCGGGAGGCTGCCGATACGCCCGCTGAAAGAAAAGACTGGCAGGCCCTGCGGCAACAACCCGAATATTGGCAGGCCCTGTTTCCTCTACCCTACCAGGGTCTCATTTTTGAATGGTCTGCCAAACGGAAGTTGAATCCCCTGCTGGTCGGGGCCTTAATCCGTCAAGAATCCCGCTTTGAGAAGGAAATTCGCTCTCCGGTGGGAGCCACGGGCCTCATGCAGGTCATGCCCGATACCGCTAAGTGGATTGCGCCCAAAATCAAGCTTAAAACCTATTCCCTAACCAATCCCAAGGACAATATCAAGCTGGGGACGTGGTACTTAGATCACACCCATGACACCTACGGCAATAATTCGGCCCTAGCCATTGCCAGCTATAACGCCGGGCCGGGTAACGTTGCCAAATGGCTCAAGGAATTACCCAGAGAGGATATCGACGTCTTTATCGAAAGTATTCCCTTTCCAGAAACCAAGGGCTACGTCGAGGCCGTCTTTAGCAATTATTGGAATTACCTGCGAATCTACGACCCCACCACCCAGGCCTTACTCAAAAAGGGCTAA
- a CDS encoding DUF3181 family protein, whose protein sequence is MAKSPSTPAIEALAAEIGENIYIDVAKWHLYLAEAHLHTPLAEQVYPLLLEDRLNQGELEKILGGLTVTLGEGKRQLPLLELIPASGVARLLTLLTDYQDNL, encoded by the coding sequence ATGGCTAAATCTCCTTCTACACCGGCCATCGAGGCCCTGGCGGCCGAAATTGGCGAAAATATCTACATTGATGTGGCCAAATGGCATCTATACCTGGCCGAGGCCCATCTCCATACGCCCTTAGCGGAGCAAGTCTATCCCCTCCTACTCGAAGACCGATTAAACCAGGGGGAACTCGAAAAAATTCTGGGCGGCCTGACCGTGACCTTAGGAGAAGGCAAACGTCAATTACCTCTCCTCGAACTGATTCCAGCTTCTGGGGTCGCTCGACTCCTCACCTTACTGACGGATTACCAAGACAACCTTTAG
- a CDS encoding nucleotidyltransferase family protein, giving the protein MPPDLDQITAVVLSGGLGTRLQAVLPHLPKPMAPVAGRPFLGWILAYLQHQQLQNVILSTGYRAEVIAAYIAEQAQHPTDFPDTLSVTCVAEPEPLGTAGGFIQALGPHPLTPLAWLVLNGDSLVVTDYTALARYLQDERVDGVILGVSVPDASRYGSLATDDQGFLTQFAEKRAGQGLINAGVYLLRPRLVAQFPAQRPLSFEYDVFPHLLAQKARLKVHGVTAPFLDIGTPDTLAQAETFIQTHFQFLLP; this is encoded by the coding sequence ATGCCGCCGGATCTTGACCAGATTACTGCCGTTGTTCTGTCCGGTGGATTAGGGACTCGTCTGCAAGCCGTCCTGCCCCATTTGCCCAAACCCATGGCTCCCGTTGCGGGACGACCCTTTCTCGGCTGGATCTTGGCTTATCTCCAGCACCAACAGCTCCAGAATGTTATTCTCTCCACGGGTTATCGGGCCGAGGTCATTGCCGCCTATATTGCCGAGCAGGCCCAGCATCCCACGGATTTTCCTGACACTTTAAGCGTTACCTGTGTGGCCGAACCTGAACCCCTCGGAACCGCCGGTGGTTTTATTCAGGCCCTTGGCCCCCATCCCCTAACCCCCCTGGCCTGGTTAGTGCTCAATGGCGATTCTCTGGTGGTCACGGACTATACGGCCCTGGCCCGTTATCTCCAAGATGAAAGGGTTGATGGGGTAATTTTGGGAGTTTCCGTGCCCGATGCCTCCCGTTACGGTTCCCTAGCCACGGATGACCAGGGTTTCCTGACCCAGTTTGCGGAAAAACGGGCCGGCCAGGGCCTAATTAATGCGGGCGTTTACCTTCTGCGGCCCCGGCTAGTGGCCCAATTTCCGGCCCAACGGCCCCTCAGCTTTGAGTACGATGTTTTTCCCCACTTACTGGCCCAAAAGGCCCGCCTGAAGGTGCATGGGGTGACGGCACCTTTCCTCGACATTGGTACCCCAGACACTTTGGCCCAGGCCGAAACCTTTATCCAAACCCATTTTCAATTTCTTTTACCCTAG
- a CDS encoding GHMP kinase — MLISRAPVRISFFGGGTDYPEYFLHHGGAVLATAIDKFSYVTASPFLSHLFDYSIRVSYRKVELVKTPDEMEHRVFRECLKFCGLEKDIELHNVADLPAFTGLGSSSAFTVSLLQALHSFKGEFVRPLDLAYEAIYVERHLVQDKVGCQDQLMAALGGFNLVEFRTEEDIIVNRVPLSPQRLEEFEQHLFIVFTGIKRKAANVVEKQLQKVQDNTDTLKLMRQMVGQGWDILTNQQCLSAFGQLLDQAWQAKRSLDQGISNVEIDRLYALGREAGAWGGKLLGAGAGGFLLFFAPPEVHPQLQQAFANHQVLSVKINAPGSQIIFS, encoded by the coding sequence ATGTTGATTTCAAGAGCGCCTGTCAGAATTAGCTTTTTCGGGGGGGGTACGGATTATCCCGAATATTTTCTGCACCATGGGGGCGCGGTGCTGGCCACAGCCATTGATAAATTCTCCTACGTTACTGCTAGTCCTTTTTTAAGTCATTTGTTCGATTATTCCATCCGAGTATCCTATCGCAAGGTGGAACTGGTCAAAACCCCCGACGAAATGGAGCACCGGGTTTTTCGAGAATGCCTAAAATTCTGTGGCTTGGAAAAAGATATTGAGTTGCATAATGTGGCCGACCTGCCCGCCTTCACCGGCCTAGGATCTTCTTCGGCCTTTACGGTGTCCCTACTCCAGGCCCTGCATTCCTTCAAGGGAGAATTTGTCCGGCCCCTAGACCTGGCCTACGAGGCCATCTACGTCGAACGACACCTTGTCCAGGATAAAGTCGGCTGTCAAGACCAACTGATGGCGGCCCTGGGGGGCTTTAACCTGGTGGAGTTCAGAACCGAAGAAGATATTATCGTCAATCGCGTTCCCCTTTCTCCCCAGCGCCTAGAGGAATTTGAACAGCATCTCTTTATTGTCTTCACCGGCATTAAACGCAAAGCCGCCAACGTAGTCGAAAAGCAACTGCAGAAGGTTCAGGACAATACAGACACTTTAAAGCTGATGCGGCAGATGGTGGGCCAAGGCTGGGATATTTTGACCAATCAGCAATGTCTTTCCGCTTTTGGGCAATTGCTAGACCAGGCCTGGCAGGCCAAACGCAGTTTAGACCAGGGCATTTCCAATGTTGAAATTGACCGTCTTTATGCTCTCGGCCGTGAGGCCGGGGCCTGGGGAGGAAAACTCTTGGGGGCCGGGGCTGGAGGCTTTTTGCTCTTTTTTGCACCACCGGAAGTTCATCCCCAACTGCAACAGGCCTTTGCCAACCACCAAGTTTTATCGGTGAAAATCAATGCGCCCGGTTCCCAGATTATTTTTTCGTAA
- a CDS encoding glycosyltransferase family 2 protein has product MPPTYSLIVPIFNEEETINVLYARVRAVMDSLGEPVELILVNDGSRDQSLKLMRELQRQDSSVCYLSLARNFGHQIAVTAGLNFARGQAVIVLDADLQDPPELIPELIAQWRQGYQVVYAQRTKRKQESWFKKLTAYLFYRLLQRLADVTIPADTGDFCLMDRQVVDLLNRMPEQNRYIRGLRSWVGFTQTAVLFERDARYAGEVKYTFRKSLRLAINSLISFSKVPLRLSTYLGLFTAALALGMVVLVLYWRLHQPHSPLTGLAAIVIAILFLGSVQLVCIGILGEYIGRIYEEVKGRPLYTLAEVAGFEPTVTKK; this is encoded by the coding sequence GTGCCTCCTACCTATTCGCTGATCGTACCGATTTTTAATGAAGAAGAAACGATCAATGTACTCTATGCGCGTGTCCGGGCGGTCATGGATAGTTTAGGGGAGCCGGTGGAACTCATCCTGGTCAATGATGGTAGCCGAGACCAATCCTTAAAACTGATGCGGGAACTCCAGCGCCAAGATTCCAGCGTTTGTTATTTGAGCCTAGCCAGAAATTTTGGCCATCAAATTGCGGTCACAGCGGGACTCAATTTTGCCCGGGGCCAGGCGGTGATCGTCCTGGATGCCGACCTCCAAGACCCCCCAGAGTTAATTCCGGAATTAATTGCCCAATGGCGCCAGGGGTATCAAGTAGTCTATGCCCAACGCACCAAGCGTAAGCAAGAGAGTTGGTTTAAAAAATTGACCGCCTATCTTTTCTATCGTCTGCTCCAGCGTTTGGCAGATGTGACGATTCCCGCCGATACTGGGGATTTTTGCCTGATGGATCGTCAAGTGGTGGATCTGCTCAACCGGATGCCGGAGCAAAATCGCTACATTCGGGGCCTGCGCTCCTGGGTCGGCTTTACCCAAACCGCCGTTCTCTTCGAGCGGGATGCCCGCTATGCCGGTGAGGTTAAATATACGTTCCGTAAATCCCTGCGCCTAGCCATTAATAGTCTGATTTCCTTTTCCAAAGTGCCCTTGCGCCTTTCCACCTACCTCGGCCTGTTCACCGCGGCCCTGGCCCTGGGCATGGTGGTTCTCGTTCTCTACTGGCGGCTACACCAGCCCCATTCTCCCCTGACAGGCCTGGCGGCCATTGTCATTGCGATTCTGTTTCTGGGCTCAGTACAATTGGTCTGTATTGGTATCCTGGGAGAATACATTGGCCGTATCTATGAAGAAGTCAAGGGCCGGCCCCTCTACACCTTGGCGGAGGTGGCGGGCTTTGAGCCGACGGTTACGAAAAAATAA
- a CDS encoding riboflavin synthase yields the protein MYRLFVIVFTGIIQGLGHVHTLSPLSRSQATARLQITLLAPMAEPILVDMALGDSIAVDGVCLTVEEKTETGFLATASPETLRRTTLGQAIQRGQAVNIESSLRAGGKIGGHFVTGHVDGVGSLRQIQQTGQAWELTFGPAQGLEDQWQQALARYLAPKGSIAVNGISLTLAALDPKGQTFTVAVIPHTYQETNLQFLQPGSWVNLEGDILAKYVERLLTGQPPNPASSVDLAFLAEHGYT from the coding sequence ATGTACCGTCTCTTTGTCATCGTGTTTACCGGAATTATCCAGGGCCTTGGTCACGTACATACCCTCAGTCCGCTTTCCCGTAGCCAGGCCACAGCTCGCCTCCAGATTACCCTGCTGGCTCCAATGGCCGAACCGATTTTGGTGGATATGGCCTTGGGGGACAGTATTGCGGTGGATGGCGTCTGTTTAACGGTGGAGGAAAAAACGGAGACGGGCTTTTTAGCCACTGCATCACCGGAAACCCTGCGTCGTACCACCCTGGGCCAAGCAATCCAACGGGGCCAGGCCGTCAATATTGAAAGTTCCCTACGGGCCGGGGGGAAAATTGGTGGCCATTTTGTGACGGGCCATGTAGACGGGGTGGGCAGTCTCCGCCAGATTCAGCAGACGGGCCAAGCCTGGGAACTCACGTTTGGGCCAGCCCAAGGCCTAGAAGACCAATGGCAACAGGCCCTCGCCCGTTATTTGGCCCCCAAGGGGAGTATCGCCGTCAACGGCATTAGTTTAACCCTTGCGGCCCTCGACCCGAAGGGCCAGACCTTCACTGTCGCGGTGATTCCCCATACCTACCAGGAAACCAACTTGCAATTTCTCCAGCCCGGTAGTTGGGTCAACTTGGAAGGGGATATTCTAGCCAAGTATGTGGAGCGGTTACTGACCGGCCAGCCCCCTAACCCGGCTTCCTCGGTTGATCTCGCCTTTTTAGCAGAGCATGGCTATACCTAA